In Fusobacterium canifelinum, a genomic segment contains:
- a CDS encoding EndoU domain-containing protein, with translation MEIEGVKFRFPSIEYALNERATEELQKNPLTMPIEMQEHIFGEIKHLRNGTIRATGGHAVSDQVKISDIINIQYNNVFQAKVEIYDPDTNQFIIKSNNNGISTLFPPYWTRERVLIEAESAFKNKNTHSDINRLNQGYDEGKTKSGVKVDIGRKTLFPQENQ, from the coding sequence ATGGAGATTGAAGGAGTAAAATTTAGATTTCCATCAATAGAATATGCTTTAAATGAAAGAGCAACTGAAGAATTACAAAAAAATCCATTGACTATGCCAATAGAAATGCAAGAACATATTTTTGGAGAAATAAAACATTTAAGAAATGGAACTATAAGAGCAACAGGAGGACATGCAGTTTCTGATCAAGTAAAGATAAGCGATATAATCAATATTCAATATAATAATGTTTTTCAAGCAAAAGTTGAGATATACGATCCAGATACAAATCAATTTATAATAAAATCTAATAATAATGGGATATCAACACTATTTCCACCTTATTGGACTAGAGAAAGAGTTTTAATAGAAGCAGAATCTGCATTTAAAAACAAAAACACTCATTCAGATATTAATAGATTAAATCAAGGATATGATGAAGGAAAGACAAAATCAGGAGTAAAAGTAGATATAGGTAGAAAAACATTATTTCCACAGGAAAATCAATAA
- a CDS encoding ATP-binding protein — protein MNFIDREKELETLNKEYKKDNSFVVLYGRRRVGKTTLIKEFIKDKKAFYFFADKQNENLQIERFKNQVSEYFKDEFLKKIEIKDWDTLFDYLLAKISDEKFILVIDEFQYLCMINKDFSSIFQRIYDEKLKDKNIMIILCGSLISMMYSETLAYESPLYGRRTAQIKLQAIKFKYYNEFFKDKSTQELIELYSITGGVPKYILGLDRDKSALYNIENNIFDKNNYLYSEPKFLLQEEVNDLSRYFSILNAISIGHTKMSAISSYLQINAGGLSPYISKLIDLDILEKESPITENIENTKKVLYKIKDNYLKFWFSYVYPYQSYLEIENLAYVKNKIENEFDLYASKIYEDLARESIWENVNFPLLKVGRWWDKNTEIDIVALGEDNKIVFGECKYSKKLIGLNILNELKEKSKKVIWNNDKREEYYILFSKSGFSEDLIELAKNTNNIILKKLG, from the coding sequence ATGAATTTTATTGATAGAGAAAAAGAGTTAGAAACTCTTAATAAGGAATATAAAAAAGATAATAGTTTTGTTGTTTTGTATGGAAGAAGAAGAGTTGGAAAGACAACTTTGATAAAAGAATTTATTAAAGATAAGAAAGCATTTTACTTTTTTGCTGATAAACAAAATGAAAATCTACAAATTGAAAGATTTAAAAATCAAGTATCAGAATATTTTAAAGATGAATTTTTAAAGAAAATAGAAATAAAAGATTGGGATACACTTTTTGATTATTTATTGGCAAAAATTTCAGATGAAAAATTTATTTTAGTAATAGATGAATTTCAATACTTATGTATGATTAATAAAGATTTTTCTTCTATTTTTCAAAGAATATATGATGAGAAATTAAAAGATAAAAATATTATGATTATTCTATGTGGTTCTTTAATTTCAATGATGTATTCAGAAACTTTGGCTTATGAAAGTCCACTATATGGGAGAAGAACTGCTCAAATAAAACTTCAAGCTATAAAATTTAAGTATTACAATGAGTTTTTTAAAGATAAATCTACTCAAGAATTAATAGAACTATACTCTATAACAGGCGGAGTTCCTAAATATATCTTAGGTTTAGATAGAGATAAATCAGCCTTATATAATATTGAAAATAATATTTTTGATAAGAATAATTATTTATATTCTGAGCCAAAATTTTTATTACAAGAGGAAGTAAATGATTTATCTAGATATTTTTCTATTTTAAATGCAATATCAATAGGGCATACTAAGATGTCAGCTATATCTTCATATTTGCAAATAAATGCAGGGGGGCTATCTCCATATATTTCAAAACTTATAGATTTAGACATACTTGAAAAAGAAAGTCCTATCACTGAGAATATAGAAAATACAAAAAAAGTTTTATATAAGATAAAAGATAATTATTTAAAGTTTTGGTTTTCTTATGTTTATCCATATCAAAGCTATCTTGAAATTGAAAATTTAGCTTATGTTAAAAATAAAATTGAAAATGAATTTGATTTATATGCATCAAAGATTTATGAAGATTTAGCCAGAGAAAGTATATGGGAAAATGTAAACTTTCCTTTGCTTAAAGTTGGTAGATGGTGGGATAAAAATACAGAAATTGATATTGTAGCTCTGGGAGAAGATAATAAAATTGTTTTTGGAGAATGTAAATATTCTAAAAAGTTAATAGGTTTAAATATTTTAAATGAATTAAAAGAAAAATCTAAAAAAGTTATATGGAATAATGATAAGAGAGAAGAGTACTATATATTGTTTTCAAAATCTGGTTTTAGTGAAGATTTAATTGAGTTAGCTAAAAATACAAATAATATTATACTTAAAAAATTAGGATAA
- a CDS encoding DUF6162 family protein: MIKINTYIVKPLSSKKENIFLILAFFILISVAAIALKIRQRVEYKIDIKEDEVVSYEVLNNIELGIYSDIKNSLVDISQLKDEQNSLPSLDLLAEEEIPPYFKDITWEQRGAVEWTTFKHDGEDYFIGRGNGKVGTFLVKFNNENIDESDILYMKETPSFDDIEKNFEKYEHIAKKIVPFTGNDERKKLTGE; this comes from the coding sequence GTGATAAAAATTAACACTTATATTGTAAAACCGCTTAGCTCCAAAAAGGAAAATATCTTTCTTATTTTGGCGTTTTTTATTTTAATATCTGTGGCAGCTATAGCCTTAAAAATTAGACAAAGAGTTGAATATAAAATAGATATAAAAGAAGATGAGGTTGTTTCTTATGAAGTTTTAAATAATATAGAATTAGGAATCTATTCTGATATTAAAAATTCTTTAGTAGATATTTCACAACTAAAAGATGAACAAAATTCTTTACCTAGTTTAGACTTATTAGCTGAGGAAGAAATTCCACCATATTTTAAAGATATTACTTGGGAGCAAAGAGGTGCAGTAGAATGGACAACATTTAAACATGATGGTGAAGACTATTTTATAGGTAGAGGTAATGGAAAAGTTGGAACTTTCTTAGTAAAGTTTAACAATGAAAATATTGATGAAAGTGACATTCTCTATATGAAAGAAACTCCAAGTTTTGATGATATAGAAAAGAATTTTGAAAAATATGAACATATTGCTAAAAAGATAGTTCCATTTACAGGTAATGATGAAAGAAAAAAACTTACTGGTGAATAA
- a CDS encoding GTP-binding protein, with protein sequence MKLITVSGPPSSGKTSLIIKTIESLKAQNIKVGIVKFDCLYTDDDILYEKAGILVKKGLSGSVCPDHFFASNIEEVVQWGKTNNLDLLITESAGLCNRCSPYLKDIKAVCVIDNLSGINTPKKIGPMLKLADVVVITKGDIVSQAEREVFASRVQTVNPKAAIIHINGLTGQGTYEFGSLIMDKNEEIDTVIERKLRFPLPSAVCSYCLGETRIGSSYQLGNIRKINFEEQ encoded by the coding sequence ATGAAACTTATAACAGTATCAGGACCACCTTCATCTGGGAAGACTTCACTTATTATTAAAACAATAGAAAGTTTAAAAGCACAAAATATTAAGGTTGGAATAGTAAAATTTGACTGTCTTTACACAGATGATGATATTCTATATGAAAAAGCAGGAATACTTGTAAAAAAAGGATTATCAGGTTCAGTTTGCCCAGACCACTTTTTTGCAAGTAATATAGAAGAAGTTGTACAATGGGGAAAAACTAATAACTTAGATTTATTGATAACAGAAAGTGCTGGACTATGTAATAGATGTTCACCTTATTTAAAAGATATTAAAGCTGTATGTGTAATAGATAATTTAAGTGGAATAAACACTCCAAAGAAAATAGGACCTATGCTTAAACTTGCGGATGTTGTTGTTATTACAAAAGGAGATATAGTTTCACAAGCTGAAAGAGAAGTTTTTGCTTCAAGAGTACAAACTGTAAACCCTAAGGCAGCAATAATTCATATAAATGGTTTAACGGGGCAAGGAACTTATGAATTCGGTTCATTGATAATGGATAAAAATGAAGAAATAGATACAGTTATAGAAAGAAAATTAAGATTTCCATTGCCATCAGCAGTATGTTCTTATTGCTTAGGTGAAACTAGAATTGGAAGTAGCTATCAACTTGGAAATATTAGAAAAATAAACTTTGAAGAACAATAA
- a CDS encoding metal ABC transporter solute-binding protein, Zn/Mn family, which translates to MKRIIFIVFLIFNTLLLGQEKLKIGITLLPYYSFVANIVKDRAEIIPIVKAESFDSHTYQPKVEDIERASKVDVIVVNGIGHDEFIYKIIDAVDKNKKPVIINANKDVSLMPVAGTLNDEKIIDSHTFISITASIQQVHNITKELIKLDPKNKDFYLANSREYVKKLRKLKTDALKEIQNVNGEDVRVATFLGGYNYLLAEFGIDVKAVLEPTHGSQISMSSLQKIIEKIKKDKIDIIFGEKNYSDEYVTIIKNETGIEVRKLEHLTTGAYTADSFEKFIKVDLDEVVSAIKYVKNKNKRNL; encoded by the coding sequence ATGAAAAGAATAATATTTATAGTGTTTTTAATATTTAATACACTTTTATTAGGACAAGAAAAATTAAAAATTGGAATAACTTTATTACCTTATTATAGCTTTGTTGCAAATATAGTAAAGGATAGAGCAGAGATTATTCCAATAGTAAAGGCAGAATCTTTTGATTCTCATACTTATCAACCTAAAGTTGAAGATATAGAAAGAGCTTCAAAAGTAGATGTAATTGTAGTAAATGGGATAGGACATGATGAATTTATCTATAAAATTATAGATGCAGTTGATAAGAATAAGAAACCAGTTATTATAAATGCAAATAAAGATGTTTCACTTATGCCAGTTGCAGGGACATTAAATGATGAAAAGATTATAGATTCTCATACTTTTATCTCAATAACTGCTTCAATTCAACAGGTACATAATATAACAAAAGAATTGATAAAATTAGACCCTAAGAATAAAGATTTCTATTTAGCTAATTCAAGGGAATATGTTAAAAAATTAAGAAAATTAAAAACAGATGCTTTAAAAGAAATTCAGAATGTTAATGGAGAAGATGTTAGAGTTGCTACTTTCTTAGGCGGATATAACTATCTTCTAGCAGAATTTGGAATAGATGTCAAGGCAGTTTTAGAGCCAACACATGGTTCACAAATTAGTATGTCTTCATTGCAAAAAATAATTGAAAAAATTAAAAAAGATAAGATAGATATAATTTTTGGAGAAAAAAATTATAGTGATGAATATGTAACAATTATTAAAAATGAAACAGGAATAGAAGTTAGAAAGTTAGAGCACCTAACAACTGGAGCTTATACAGCTGATAGTTTTGAAAAATTTATTAAAGTGGACTTAGATGAAGTTGTAAGTGCAATTAAATATGTTAAGAATAAAAATAAAAGGAATTTGTAA
- a CDS encoding methylated-DNA--[protein]-cysteine S-methyltransferase: MKNIKGISFLYNKEIGYLEIIEERDGISEISFLGNIDIKTRKNLYNIFNESPLTKKCSQQLEEYFNGKRKEFNIELDIRGTEFQKQCWDALAKVPYGETISYSDEAKMIGNDKAVRAVGSANGKNCIPIIIPCHRIISKDGKLGGYSGGEGGNKGIEIKKYLLELEKNFK; the protein is encoded by the coding sequence ATGAAAAATATTAAAGGAATTTCATTTTTATACAATAAAGAAATAGGCTATTTGGAAATAATTGAAGAAAGAGATGGTATAAGTGAAATTAGTTTTTTAGGTAATATAGATATTAAAACAAGAAAAAATCTATATAATATTTTTAATGAATCTCCTTTAACCAAAAAATGTAGTCAACAATTAGAAGAATATTTTAATGGAAAGAGAAAAGAATTTAATATTGAATTAGATATTAGAGGAACTGAGTTTCAAAAACAGTGTTGGGATGCTTTGGCAAAAGTACCTTATGGAGAAACTATTTCATATAGTGATGAAGCTAAGATGATAGGAAATGATAAGGCAGTTAGAGCTGTTGGGTCAGCTAATGGTAAAAATTGTATTCCAATAATTATCCCTTGTCATAGAATTATATCAAAAGACGGTAAACTTGGTGGATATAGTGGTGGTGAAGGTGGAAATAAAGGCATTGAGATAAAAAAGTATCTTTTAGAACTTGAAAAAAATTTCAAATAA
- a CDS encoding radical SAM protein codes for MYKHVFGPVPSRRLGISLGVDLVVSKSCNLNCIFCECGATKKLQLERQRFKDMNEILNEIQTVLKDIKPDYITFSGSGEPTLSLDLGNISKAIKEDLKYKGKICLITNSLLLANEQVVKELEYIDLIVPTLNTLKQDIFEKIVRPDYRTSVDEIKKGFLNLNNSNYKGKIWIEIFILENINDSKENFIEIANFLNSKNIRYDKIQLNTIDRVGAERDLKAISSDKIFRSKKILEENRLHNIEIIKSLNELDMGKKIMINQELLNNMKQKRLYQEEEINKIFKKT; via the coding sequence ATGTATAAACATGTGTTTGGACCTGTTCCATCAAGGAGATTAGGTATATCTTTGGGAGTTGACTTAGTAGTTAGTAAGAGTTGCAACCTTAATTGTATCTTCTGTGAGTGTGGTGCTACTAAAAAACTTCAATTAGAAAGACAAAGATTTAAAGATATGAATGAAATATTAAATGAAATTCAAACTGTTTTAAAAGATATAAAGCCTGACTATATTACATTTTCTGGAAGTGGAGAACCTACTTTAAGTTTGGATTTGGGAAATATATCAAAAGCTATAAAGGAAGATTTAAAATATAAGGGTAAAATTTGCCTTATAACAAATAGTTTACTTTTAGCGAATGAACAAGTAGTAAAAGAATTAGAATATATTGATTTAATTGTACCAACACTTAATACTTTAAAACAAGATATATTTGAAAAAATTGTTAGACCTGATTATAGAACAAGTGTAGATGAGATAAAAAAAGGCTTTCTTAATCTAAATAATTCTAACTATAAAGGAAAAATTTGGATAGAAATTTTTATTTTAGAAAATATTAATGATAGTAAAGAAAATTTCATTGAAATAGCCAATTTCTTAAACTCAAAAAATATTAGATATGATAAAATTCAATTAAATACTATTGATAGGGTTGGAGCTGAAAGAGATTTAAAAGCTATAAGCTCTGATAAAATTTTTAGGTCTAAAAAAATTTTAGAAGAAAATAGATTACATAATATTGAAATAATCAAGAGTTTGAATGAATTAGATATGGGTAAAAAAATTATGATAAATCAAGAGCTTTTGAATAATATGAAACAAAAACGATTATACCAAGAAGAAGAAATCAATAAAATTTTTAAAAAAACTTAA
- a CDS encoding AraC family transcriptional regulator, giving the protein MKRVIYKKVINENKENRIEFLLINFDYEDGNDYLAKIFNKEFNMKVEEKKDYIWFSIIKLCKKNTCYELLWHEDIGNIIYSLEQDEDTVNELELRLQKVLDVLNIKILEKNARK; this is encoded by the coding sequence ATGAAAAGGGTAATATATAAAAAAGTAATAAATGAGAATAAAGAAAATAGGATAGAATTTTTGCTTATTAATTTTGATTATGAAGATGGGAATGATTATTTAGCAAAGATATTTAATAAAGAATTTAATATGAAAGTAGAAGAAAAGAAAGATTATATTTGGTTTAGTATAATTAAATTATGTAAAAAAAACACTTGTTATGAATTATTGTGGCATGAAGATATAGGAAATATAATTTATTCACTTGAACAAGATGAAGACACAGTTAATGAACTTGAATTAAGGCTACAGAAAGTTCTAGATGTATTAAATATTAAAATACTAGAAAAAAATGCTAGAAAGTAA
- the dnaJ gene encoding molecular chaperone DnaJ → MAKRDYYEVLGVDKSASENDIKKAYRKAAMKYHPDKFANANDAEKKDAEEKFKEINEAYQVLSDSQKKQQYDQFGHAAFEQGGAGFGGGFNAGGFDFGDIFGDIFGGGGGFGGFEGFSGFGGSSRRSYVEPGNDLRYNLEITLEEAAKGVEKTIKYKRTGKCEHCHGTGAEDDKMKTCPTCNGQGTIKTQQRTILGVMQSQSVCPDCHGTGKVPEKKCKHCRGTGTTKETVEKKINVPAGIDDGQKLKYAGLGEASQSGGPNGDLYIVIRIKSHDIFVRDGENLYCEVPISYSTAVLGGEVEIPTLNGKKTVKVPEGTESGKLLKVSGEGIKSLRGYGKGDIIVKFTIETPKKLTDKQKELLQKFEESLNDKNYEQKTSFMKRLKKIFKDIID, encoded by the coding sequence ATGGCAAAAAGAGACTATTATGAAGTCCTTGGAGTAGATAAAAGTGCAAGTGAAAATGATATAAAGAAAGCATATAGAAAAGCTGCTATGAAGTATCATCCTGATAAGTTTGCAAATGCAAATGATGCAGAAAAGAAAGATGCTGAAGAAAAATTTAAGGAAATAAATGAAGCTTATCAAGTTCTTTCTGATAGCCAAAAGAAGCAACAATATGACCAATTTGGACATGCTGCATTTGAACAAGGTGGAGCAGGTTTTGGTGGTGGTTTCAATGCAGGTGGCTTTGACTTTGGAGATATTTTTGGAGATATCTTTGGGGGTGGAGGTGGCTTTGGAGGTTTTGAAGGATTTAGTGGTTTTGGAGGTTCTTCAAGAAGAAGCTATGTTGAACCTGGAAATGACTTAAGATATAATCTTGAAATAACTTTGGAAGAAGCAGCAAAAGGTGTAGAGAAAACTATTAAATACAAGAGAACTGGAAAATGTGAACATTGTCATGGAACAGGTGCAGAAGATGATAAAATGAAGACTTGTCCTACTTGTAATGGGCAAGGAACTATCAAAACTCAACAAAGAACTATATTAGGAGTAATGCAATCTCAATCAGTTTGTCCTGACTGCCATGGAACAGGAAAAGTGCCTGAAAAGAAATGTAAACATTGTCGTGGAACAGGAACTACAAAAGAAACTGTTGAAAAGAAAATTAATGTACCAGCTGGTATAGATGATGGACAAAAATTGAAATATGCAGGTTTAGGTGAAGCTAGTCAAAGTGGTGGACCTAATGGGGATTTATATATAGTTATTAGAATAAAATCTCATGATATTTTTGTAAGAGATGGAGAAAATCTATATTGTGAAGTACCTATTTCATATTCAACTGCTGTATTGGGTGGAGAAGTTGAAATTCCAACTTTAAATGGAAAGAAGACTGTAAAAGTACCAGAAGGAACAGAAAGTGGAAAATTACTAAAAGTCAGTGGAGAAGGAATAAAATCTCTTAGAGGTTATGGAAAGGGAGATATAATTGTTAAATTTACAATAGAAACTCCAAAGAAATTAACTGATAAACAAAAAGAATTACTACAAAAATTTGAAGAAAGTTTAAATGATAAAAATTATGAACAAAAAACAAGTTTTATGAAAAGACTAAAAAAAATCTTTAAAGATATAATTGATTGA
- a CDS encoding DUF5376 family protein, with amino-acid sequence MVLKFHYIKNKNNIFQSCEVNEKYKFISFYLHNPIDCKNFLKFAKKALEENLKKDISGEAVAAEIDIEGDKIIMYDIDTYFAGNDPNKILEIRKEDLIYILDRWIKFLEKPITDENYEEIFEMEDPVVKVLKDDKYVII; translated from the coding sequence ATGGTATTAAAATTTCATTATATTAAAAATAAAAATAATATATTTCAATCTTGTGAAGTAAATGAAAAGTATAAATTTATATCTTTTTATTTACATAATCCAATTGATTGTAAAAACTTTTTGAAGTTTGCAAAAAAAGCTTTAGAAGAGAATTTAAAAAAAGATATATCTGGAGAGGCTGTAGCAGCAGAGATAGATATAGAGGGAGATAAAATAATTATGTATGATATAGACACATATTTTGCTGGCAATGATCCTAATAAGATATTAGAAATAAGAAAAGAAGATTTAATCTATATTTTAGATAGATGGATAAAATTTTTAGAAAAACCAATAACAGATGAAAATTATGAAGAAATATTTGAAATGGAAGATCCAGTTGTAAAAGTTTTAAAAGATGATAAATATGTAATTATATAA
- a CDS encoding flavodoxin yields the protein MSKSLIVYYSLGGKTKKVVDILEKLTNADVYEIELEKPYTKLTAYTIGLGHCKIGYEPPIKNDVDLSAYDKIFIGGPAWWFTYAPPINSFIKKYDLSDKIIYPFGTATSNFGGYFERFNKECKAKEIKKPLKILRSTLNKGLEEAVKLWIDEEYNK from the coding sequence ATGTCAAAATCATTGATTGTTTACTATTCATTAGGTGGAAAAACAAAAAAAGTTGTTGATATATTAGAAAAGTTAACTAATGCAGATGTATATGAAATAGAATTAGAGAAACCCTATACTAAACTAACAGCTTATACAATAGGCTTAGGACATTGTAAAATTGGGTATGAGCCTCCAATAAAAAATGATGTTGATTTATCTGCTTATGATAAAATTTTTATAGGTGGACCAGCTTGGTGGTTCACCTATGCACCCCCTATTAATTCTTTTATAAAGAAATATGATTTAAGTGATAAAATTATTTATCCTTTTGGTACTGCTACAAGCAATTTTGGAGGATATTTTGAAAGATTTAATAAAGAGTGTAAGGCAAAAGAAATCAAAAAGCCATTAAAAATTTTGAGATCTACACTTAATAAAGGTTTAGAAGAAGCAGTTAAATTATGGATAGATGAAGAATATAATAAGTAA
- a CDS encoding ABC transporter substrate-binding protein: MYISKSMSIKSIVEKYPETIPVFANIGFKGLDNPAVLQKLEEQNITLEKAMMIKKEDVDAFIPMLQHAIASVEREDEGVKEASLMGLLPCPVRIPLLEGFEKYLADNKDIKVKYELKAAYSGLGWIKDEVIDKNDIDKLADMFISAGFDLFFDKDLMGKFKEQGIFKDMTGIEKYNTDFDNENIHLKDPHGDYSMIGVVPAIFIVNKAALDGREVPRSWADLLKPEFAKSVSLPIADFDLFNSILIHIYKLYGFEGVKSLGHSLLSNLHPAQMVEAKEPVVTIMPYFFSKMIPEKGQKEVIWPKEGAIISPIFMLTKASKAKELDKIIKFMSGKAVGDTLANQGLFPSVHPEVKNPVNGRPMLWVGWDFIYSNDMGELIKKCEETFKEGAGE; the protein is encoded by the coding sequence ATGTATATAAGTAAATCAATGTCAATAAAATCAATAGTGGAAAAATATCCAGAAACAATTCCAGTTTTTGCAAATATTGGATTCAAAGGCTTAGATAACCCAGCAGTTTTACAAAAGTTAGAAGAACAAAATATCACATTGGAAAAAGCAATGATGATAAAAAAAGAAGATGTAGATGCTTTTATTCCAATGTTACAACATGCAATAGCATCTGTTGAAAGAGAAGATGAAGGAGTGAAAGAAGCTTCACTTATGGGGCTTTTACCTTGTCCAGTTAGAATACCTTTATTAGAGGGTTTTGAAAAATATTTGGCAGATAACAAAGATATAAAAGTTAAATATGAATTAAAAGCTGCTTACTCAGGACTTGGTTGGATAAAAGATGAAGTTATAGATAAAAATGATATAGATAAACTGGCAGATATGTTTATTTCAGCTGGTTTTGACTTGTTCTTTGATAAAGACTTAATGGGAAAATTTAAAGAACAAGGAATATTTAAAGATATGACAGGTATTGAAAAATACAACACAGATTTTGATAATGAAAATATTCACTTAAAAGATCCTCATGGAGATTATTCTATGATAGGAGTTGTACCTGCTATATTTATAGTTAATAAAGCTGCATTAGATGGTAGAGAAGTTCCTAGATCTTGGGCAGATTTATTAAAACCTGAATTTGCAAAATCTGTTTCATTACCAATAGCAGACTTTGACTTATTTAACTCAATACTTATACATATCTATAAATTATATGGTTTTGAAGGTGTAAAAAGTTTAGGACATTCTTTACTTTCTAACTTACACCCTGCACAAATGGTTGAAGCAAAAGAGCCAGTCGTAACAATAATGCCTTATTTCTTCTCTAAAATGATACCAGAAAAAGGACAAAAAGAAGTTATATGGCCAAAAGAAGGAGCAATTATATCTCCAATATTTATGTTGACTAAGGCTTCAAAGGCAAAAGAATTAGATAAAATAATTAAATTTATGAGTGGAAAAGCAGTTGGAGATACTTTGGCTAATCAAGGTTTATTCCCAAGTGTACACCCAGAAGTAAAAAATCCAGTAAATGGAAGACCAATGCTTTGGGTTGGTTGGGACTTTATCTACTCAAATGATATGGGAGAATTAATTAAAAAATGTGAAGAAACATTTAAAGAAGGAGCAGGAGAATAA
- a CDS encoding ATP-binding cassette domain-containing protein encodes MGIDNNELDEMDFDLLDILGVTEQKVESITLLPGYNKKGEKEGYEELVIKAGEIVAIVGPTGSGKSRLLADIEWGAQGDTPTKRTVLVNGELMDSKKRFSPSYKLVAQLSQNMNFVMDLTVREFIDLHAESRLVLDRESVIEKIFNQANELAGEKFTIDTPITSLSGGQSRALMISDTAILSTSPIVLIDEIENAGIDRKKALDLLVGNNKIVLMATHDPILALMGDRRIVIKNGGINKVIESTPEEKNILGALTELDDVVQGMRNKLRYGERLELDFEIKKK; translated from the coding sequence ATGGGCATAGATAATAATGAATTAGATGAAATGGACTTTGACCTTTTGGATATACTTGGGGTTACAGAACAGAAAGTTGAAAGCATAACTTTACTTCCAGGATACAATAAAAAAGGTGAAAAAGAGGGCTATGAAGAATTAGTAATAAAGGCGGGAGAAATTGTTGCCATAGTAGGACCAACAGGTTCAGGAAAAAGTAGATTACTTGCAGATATAGAATGGGGAGCACAGGGAGATACTCCAACAAAGAGAACAGTTCTTGTAAATGGAGAATTGATGGATTCAAAAAAGAGATTTTCTCCAAGCTATAAATTAGTTGCTCAACTTTCACAAAATATGAACTTTGTAATGGACTTAACTGTAAGAGAATTTATAGATTTACATGCAGAAAGTAGACTTGTTTTAGATAGAGAAAGTGTAATAGAAAAAATATTTAACCAAGCAAATGAACTTGCTGGGGAAAAATTTACAATAGATACTCCAATAACAAGTTTAAGTGGAGGGCAATCAAGAGCATTGATGATTTCAGACACTGCTATTTTAAGTACATCTCCAATAGTTCTTATAGATGAAATTGAAAATGCAGGTATAGACAGAAAAAAGGCCTTAGACTTACTTGTTGGAAATAATAAGATAGTTCTAATGGCAACACATGACCCTATTCTTGCTCTTATGGGAGATAGAAGAATAGTTATTAAAAATGGTGGAATAAATAAAGTTATTGAATCAACTCCAGAAGAAAAAAATATCTTAGGTGCTTTAACAGAACTTGATGATGTTGTTCAAGGTATGAGAAATAAATTAAGATATGGAGAAAGATTAGAACTAGATTTTGAAATTAAGAAAAAATAA